A region from the Candidatus Tenderia electrophaga genome encodes:
- a CDS encoding phosphoglycolate phosphatase, with protein sequence MTKELLNVRTVLFDLDGTLADTAPDLADALNTVREQNCFSPMSYDVIRPIVSHGSNALIYLGFELSPGDEGFDAIRDQLLDTYLENIANKTRLFPGMEQVLDTLEAKGLNWGVVTNKPSWLTEPLLRQLGLKQRAACIVSGDTTTKRKPDPEPMLFACQLAGSRGCECLYVGDAERDIVAGRRAGMRTLAALFGYISEHEHPDQWGADGMIDQPQDILTWLGRAVA encoded by the coding sequence ATGACCAAGGAACTTCTCAACGTGCGTACCGTGTTATTCGACCTGGACGGCACCCTGGCAGATACGGCGCCGGATCTGGCCGACGCCTTGAACACGGTGCGCGAGCAGAACTGCTTCAGCCCGATGTCCTACGACGTCATCCGCCCGATCGTCTCGCACGGCAGCAACGCCTTGATCTACCTGGGTTTCGAACTTTCTCCCGGCGATGAGGGATTCGACGCCATCCGCGATCAGCTGCTCGATACCTATCTCGAAAACATCGCCAACAAGACCCGCCTCTTCCCTGGCATGGAACAGGTGCTGGACACCCTGGAGGCCAAAGGCCTGAACTGGGGCGTGGTCACCAACAAACCCAGCTGGCTTACCGAACCCCTGCTGCGTCAACTGGGCCTTAAACAACGTGCCGCCTGTATCGTTTCCGGCGACACCACCACCAAGCGCAAACCGGATCCGGAACCCATGCTGTTCGCCTGCCAACTGGCCGGCTCACGTGGATGCGAATGTCTGTATGTGGGCGATGCTGAACGCGACATCGTTGCCGGCCGGCGCGCCGGCATGAGAACCCTGGCGGCTCTGTTCGGTTATATCAGCGAACACGAGCATCCCGACCAGTGGGGTGCCGACGGTATGATCGACCAACCTCAGGACATACTCACCTGGCTCGGCCGCGCGGTCGCCTAA
- a CDS encoding bifunctional 3-demethylubiquinone 3-O-methyltransferase/2-octaprenyl-6-hydroxy phenol methylase, with protein sequence MNTASANVDQAEVNKFEQLAARWWDPNSEFKPLHQINPLRLDYIDKRAALAGKRVIDVGCGGGILAESMAKRGAVVTGIDAGQAALTVAKLHALEANVQIDYQQTTAEAYAAEHAGQFEVVTCLEMLEHVPDPAAVIRACAELAQPGAELFFSTINRNPKAYALAIVGAEYLLKLLPKGTHDYRKFIRPSELGRWLRGAGLDLVEITGMSYNPLTRQYKLGKDMDVNYLVHARKA encoded by the coding sequence ATGAACACAGCCTCAGCCAATGTGGACCAGGCGGAAGTCAACAAATTCGAACAACTGGCCGCACGCTGGTGGGACCCCAACAGCGAATTCAAACCCCTGCACCAGATCAATCCGCTGCGCCTCGACTACATCGACAAGCGTGCCGCCCTGGCGGGCAAGCGCGTCATCGACGTGGGCTGCGGCGGCGGCATCCTGGCCGAGAGCATGGCCAAGCGCGGCGCCGTCGTCACCGGCATCGACGCCGGCCAGGCAGCGCTGACGGTGGCCAAGCTGCACGCCCTGGAGGCCAATGTGCAGATCGATTACCAACAGACTACCGCGGAGGCCTATGCCGCCGAGCACGCCGGCCAGTTCGAGGTGGTCACCTGCCTGGAGATGCTGGAACACGTCCCCGATCCCGCCGCGGTGATCCGCGCCTGCGCCGAGCTGGCCCAGCCCGGCGCCGAATTATTCTTTTCCACCATCAACCGCAACCCCAAGGCCTACGCCTTGGCCATTGTCGGCGCCGAATACCTCCTCAAGCTGCTGCCCAAGGGCACCCACGATTACCGCAAGTTTATCCGCCCCTCGGAACTGGGCCGGTGGCTGCGCGGCGCCGGCCTGGACTTGGTCGAGATCACCGGCATGAGCTATAACCCACTGACGCGCCAGTACAAATTGGGCAAGGACATGGACGTCAACTATCTGGTGCATGCGCGCAAGGCATGA
- a CDS encoding N-ethylammeline chlorohydrolase (Catalyzes the hydrolytic cleavage of a carbon-halogen bond in N-ethylammeline) — MQHIDTLIHARWIIPVVPEHSWHEDHALAVHDGTIIDLLPAAEAARKYRADVSLHLEHHALIPGLINTHTHVAMSLFRGLADDLPLMEWLNHHIWPAERRWVSPDFVHDGSRLALAEMLRGGTTCFNDMYFFPDETARLAAENHMRASIGMILIDFPTVWAADADEYIRKGLKLHDDYRNHPLIKTTFAPHAPYTVSDAPLQRVATLAEELDVPIHMHVHETADEVAASVEQHIMRPLQRLDTLGLVSPRLLAVHMTQLDDDDIELMARLGGHVVHCPESNLKLASGFCPLDRLLKAGINVALGTDGAASNNDLDMFGEMRSAALLAKAVAGDASAVPAATALSMATINGARALGIDAETGSLEIGKSADLVAVDLGGLDSQPLYNPISQLVYATGRDKVSDVWIAGKHVVKDATLTTMDENMIRHKAVAWGEKIRAADEQQ; from the coding sequence ATGCAGCACATCGACACCCTCATACACGCCCGATGGATTATCCCGGTAGTGCCGGAGCACAGCTGGCACGAAGACCATGCCCTGGCCGTTCACGACGGCACCATCATCGACCTGCTGCCGGCCGCCGAGGCGGCGCGGAAATACCGGGCCGACGTGTCACTCCATCTCGAACACCACGCCCTGATCCCGGGACTGATCAACACGCATACCCATGTGGCCATGTCCCTGTTTCGCGGTCTGGCCGACGACCTGCCGCTGATGGAGTGGCTCAATCACCACATTTGGCCCGCCGAGAGGCGTTGGGTCAGCCCCGATTTCGTCCATGACGGCAGCCGTCTGGCGCTCGCCGAAATGCTGCGCGGCGGCACCACGTGCTTCAATGACATGTACTTCTTTCCCGATGAGACCGCCCGGCTGGCGGCGGAAAATCACATGCGCGCCAGCATCGGCATGATCCTGATCGACTTTCCCACCGTGTGGGCCGCAGACGCCGACGAGTACATCCGTAAAGGGCTCAAGCTGCACGACGACTACCGCAACCATCCGCTGATCAAGACCACCTTCGCCCCCCACGCACCCTACACCGTCTCCGACGCACCGCTGCAACGCGTGGCCACCCTGGCCGAGGAGTTGGACGTGCCCATCCACATGCATGTCCACGAAACCGCCGACGAAGTCGCCGCCAGCGTCGAGCAACACATCATGCGTCCGCTGCAGCGCCTGGACACACTGGGGCTGGTTTCGCCCCGTCTCTTGGCCGTGCACATGACCCAGCTGGACGACGACGACATCGAATTGATGGCCCGACTGGGCGGCCACGTGGTGCATTGTCCCGAATCCAACCTCAAGCTGGCCAGCGGCTTCTGCCCGCTGGACAGGTTGCTCAAGGCCGGCATCAACGTCGCCCTGGGCACCGACGGCGCCGCCAGCAACAACGACCTGGACATGTTCGGCGAAATGCGCAGCGCCGCCCTGCTGGCCAAGGCGGTGGCCGGTGACGCCAGCGCCGTCCCCGCCGCCACCGCCTTGAGCATGGCCACCATCAACGGCGCCCGGGCCCTGGGTATCGATGCCGAGACCGGCTCGCTGGAGATCGGCAAGTCCGCCGATCTGGTGGCCGTGGACCTGGGCGGGCTGGACAGCCAGCCGCTCTACAACCCCATCTCCCAACTGGTCTACGCCACCGGCCGCGACAAGGTGAGCGACGTCTGGATCGCCGGAAAGCATGTCGTCAAGGATGCTACACTCACCACCATGGACGAGAACATGATTCGGCATAAGGCCGTCGCCTGGGGCGAGAAGATCCGGGCCGCCGACGAACAGCAGTAG
- a CDS encoding methylthioribose-1-phosphate isomerase codes for MRHHDRIRAVEWSDAGLKLLDQRLLPRLEQWVLLRDAKGVAEAIRDMVVRGAPAIGVTAAYGVVLAARDRYAESPQHWKNAIEEDFRVLAESRPTAVNLFWALERMKTQLAGIDGDPAPALLNEARRIHEADIAANYRMGELGAALIDTPGAVLTHCNTGSLATGGFGTALGVIRAAYGTGRVDHVFASETRPWLQGARLTAWELVEDNIPVTLITEGAAATLMKQGKVNWVIVGADRIAANGDVANKIGTYSLAVAARHHGVKFMVVAPTTTVDMNITSGADIPIEERAEDEVLTLGGTRLAPPAAHAWNPSFDVTPAALIDAIVTEKGVVAAPTLEKMQAMMAA; via the coding sequence ATGCGGCACCACGACAGGATCAGGGCGGTTGAATGGAGCGACGCGGGGTTGAAATTGCTGGATCAACGCCTGTTGCCGCGTCTGGAACAATGGGTGCTGCTCAGGGATGCCAAGGGCGTGGCGGAAGCGATTCGCGACATGGTGGTGCGCGGCGCCCCGGCCATCGGTGTTACCGCCGCCTACGGCGTGGTGCTGGCGGCGCGCGACCGCTATGCCGAATCGCCGCAGCACTGGAAAAACGCCATCGAAGAAGACTTTCGCGTGCTGGCAGAATCGCGCCCCACCGCGGTCAATCTGTTCTGGGCCCTGGAGCGTATGAAGACACAGCTGGCGGGGATAGACGGCGACCCGGCGCCGGCCCTGCTGAACGAGGCCCGGCGCATCCACGAAGCGGATATCGCCGCCAACTATCGCATGGGCGAACTGGGCGCGGCCCTGATTGACACCCCCGGCGCGGTGCTTACCCATTGCAACACCGGCTCCCTGGCCACCGGCGGCTTCGGCACCGCCCTGGGGGTGATCCGCGCCGCCTACGGCACCGGTCGGGTCGATCATGTCTTCGCCAGCGAGACCCGGCCCTGGCTGCAGGGGGCGCGCCTGACCGCCTGGGAGTTGGTGGAAGACAACATCCCCGTTACTTTGATCACCGAAGGGGCGGCCGCCACCTTGATGAAGCAGGGCAAGGTCAACTGGGTGATTGTGGGCGCCGACCGTATCGCCGCCAACGGCGATGTGGCCAACAAGATCGGCACCTATTCGCTGGCGGTGGCGGCGCGCCATCACGGCGTAAAATTCATGGTGGTGGCGCCCACGACAACGGTGGACATGAACATTACCAGCGGCGCCGACATTCCCATCGAGGAACGCGCCGAGGATGAGGTGCTGACGCTGGGCGGTACGCGCCTCGCGCCGCCCGCTGCCCATGCCTGGAATCCCTCATTCGATGTCACACCGGCGGCGCTGATCGATGCCATCGTCACCGAGAAGGGGGTGGTGGCGGCGCCGACCCTGGAGAAAATGCAGGCCATGATGGCGGCCTAG
- a CDS encoding DNA gyrase subunit A codes for MVDFAQEVLPITIEEEMKHSYMEYAMSVIVGRALPDVRDGLKPVHRRVLYAMRELGNDWNKPYKKSARVVGDVIGKYHPHGDTAVYDTIVRMAQPFSLRYMLVDGQGNFGSIDGDSAAAMRYTEVRMAKIAHELLADLEKETVDFVLNYDETETEPSVFPTRIPNLLINGSAGIAVGLATNIPPHNLNEVIDACLALVDDPEIDIAGLMEHLPGPDFPTAAIINGARGIHEAYYTGRGRIYLRARSEIEIDEAKDKQTIIITELPYQVNKANLLEKIAELVKEKKVEGITELRDESDKDGMRMVIELRRGETAEVILNNLYQYTQLENVFGINMVALVDGQPKLLNLKQMLQAFIRHRREVVTRRTIFDLRKARERAHILEGLAVALANIDEVIALIKASPSPAEAKAGLMGRPWQPGVVTEMLSRADADMSRPEGLPKEFGLGDGGYRLSEAQAQAILDLRLHRLTGLEQDKITAEYREILERIADLLDIVSNPERLMRVIREELVEIREQYQDKRRSEIVAERLNLTLEDLISEEDVVVTLSHAGYVKAQPLTLYRAQKRGGRGRAAASVKNEDFIDKLFVANTHDTILCFSSRGKLYWKKVYELPQAGRTARGKPIVNLLPLEEGERINAVLPVRAYEEGNFVFMATSNGTVKKTPLTDFSRPRANGIIALELLGDNCLVGVDITDGSDDVMLLSSAGKALRFNEKDVRPMGRTARGVKGIKLGPGQEVIALIKVGEGDVLTVTEKGYGKRTPVADYPIYGRGGQGVISIQTSERNGAVIGATQVCSDDELMLITDHGTLVRTPVGDISCMGRNTQGVRLIRLSEDESLIGVEKIVEQEEDAIIEEQ; via the coding sequence ATGGTTGATTTTGCTCAAGAAGTTCTCCCGATCACCATCGAGGAGGAAATGAAGCACTCGTACATGGAGTACGCCATGAGTGTCATCGTGGGGCGTGCTCTGCCGGATGTGCGAGACGGTCTGAAACCGGTCCATCGCCGCGTGCTCTACGCCATGCGCGAACTGGGTAACGATTGGAACAAGCCCTACAAAAAATCCGCCCGTGTCGTCGGGGATGTGATCGGTAAATATCATCCCCACGGCGACACCGCCGTCTATGACACCATCGTGCGCATGGCCCAGCCCTTTTCGCTGCGCTACATGCTGGTGGACGGCCAAGGTAACTTCGGCTCCATCGACGGCGATTCCGCCGCCGCCATGCGTTATACGGAAGTGCGCATGGCCAAGATCGCCCATGAGTTGCTGGCCGATCTGGAAAAGGAGACGGTCGATTTCGTCCTCAACTACGACGAGACCGAAACCGAGCCCTCGGTCTTTCCGACCCGCATCCCCAACCTGTTGATCAACGGCTCCGCCGGCATCGCCGTCGGCCTGGCCACCAACATCCCGCCGCACAATCTCAACGAGGTGATCGACGCCTGTCTCGCCCTGGTGGACGATCCGGAGATTGACATCGCCGGGCTGATGGAACACCTGCCGGGCCCCGATTTTCCCACCGCCGCCATCATCAACGGCGCGCGCGGCATCCACGAGGCCTATTACACCGGTCGCGGCCGCATCTATCTGCGCGCCCGCAGCGAGATCGAGATCGACGAGGCCAAGGATAAGCAGACCATCATCATCACCGAGCTGCCCTATCAGGTGAACAAGGCCAATCTGCTGGAGAAGATCGCCGAGCTGGTCAAGGAAAAGAAGGTCGAGGGCATTACCGAGTTGCGCGACGAGTCCGACAAGGACGGCATGCGCATGGTGATCGAGTTGCGTCGCGGCGAGACCGCCGAGGTGATCCTCAACAATCTCTACCAGTACACCCAGCTGGAGAACGTCTTCGGCATCAACATGGTGGCCCTGGTGGACGGCCAGCCCAAGCTGCTCAACCTGAAGCAGATGCTGCAGGCCTTTATCCGCCACCGTCGCGAAGTCGTGACGCGGCGCACCATTTTCGATCTGCGCAAGGCGCGCGAACGCGCTCATATTCTGGAAGGTCTGGCGGTGGCGCTGGCCAACATCGACGAGGTGATCGCCCTGATCAAGGCCTCGCCCAGCCCGGCCGAGGCCAAGGCCGGCTTGATGGGTCGCCCGTGGCAGCCCGGCGTGGTCACCGAGATGCTGTCACGCGCCGATGCCGACATGTCCCGCCCCGAGGGCTTGCCCAAGGAGTTCGGTCTGGGGGACGGCGGTTACCGCCTGTCCGAGGCCCAGGCCCAGGCCATCCTGGATCTGCGCCTGCACCGCCTCACCGGCCTGGAACAGGACAAGATCACCGCGGAATACAGAGAGATCCTGGAACGCATCGCCGACCTGCTCGACATCGTCTCCAATCCGGAGCGGCTGATGCGGGTGATTCGCGAGGAGCTGGTGGAGATCCGCGAGCAGTATCAGGACAAGCGCCGCAGTGAAATCGTCGCCGAGCGCCTTAACCTGACCCTGGAAGACCTGATCTCGGAAGAGGACGTGGTAGTGACCTTGTCCCACGCCGGCTACGTCAAGGCCCAGCCGCTGACCCTGTACCGGGCGCAAAAGCGCGGCGGTCGCGGGCGGGCGGCGGCCAGCGTCAAGAATGAGGACTTTATCGACAAGCTGTTCGTGGCCAACACCCACGACACCATTCTGTGCTTCTCCAGTCGCGGCAAGCTGTACTGGAAGAAGGTCTACGAACTGCCCCAGGCCGGGCGCACCGCGCGCGGCAAGCCCATCGTCAACCTGTTGCCGCTGGAAGAGGGTGAGCGTATCAACGCAGTGCTGCCGGTGCGCGCCTACGAAGAGGGCAACTTCGTGTTCATGGCCACCAGCAATGGCACGGTGAAAAAGACGCCGCTGACCGATTTCTCGCGGCCGCGCGCCAACGGCATCATCGCCCTGGAGTTGCTCGGCGACAACTGTCTGGTGGGCGTCGACATCACCGACGGCAGTGATGACGTTATGTTGCTCAGCAGCGCCGGCAAGGCCCTGCGTTTCAATGAGAAGGACGTGCGTCCCATGGGGCGCACCGCGCGCGGCGTCAAAGGTATCAAGCTGGGCCCGGGTCAGGAGGTGATCGCGCTGATCAAGGTGGGCGAGGGCGATGTGTTGACCGTCACCGAAAAGGGCTACGGCAAGCGTACCCCGGTGGCGGATTATCCCATCTACGGGCGCGGCGGTCAGGGCGTGATCTCGATCCAGACCAGCGAGCGCAACGGCGCGGTCATCGGCGCCACCCAGGTGTGCAGTGATGACGAGCTGATGCTGATCACCGATCACGGCACCCTGGTGCGTACACCGGTGGGCGATATCTCCTGCATGGGTCGCAACACCCAGGGCGTGCGGCTGATCAGGCTGTCTGAGGATGAAAGTCTGATCGGCGTGGAAAAGATCGTCGAGCAGGAAGAAGACGCTATCATCGAAGAACAATAG
- a CDS encoding 3-phosphoserine/phosphohydroxythreonine aminotransferase, which translates to MTRIYNFSAGPAMLPEAVLRQAQDEMLDWQGSGMSVMEMSHRGKEFMSIAEQAEADLRQLMAIPDNYKVLFLQGGASSQFAMVPMNLLRGKQGADYVNTGSWSKKAIAEAKRYCQLNLAATTEDSTFTRAPAQSELKLDPDAAYVHYTPNETIGGVEFNYIPDTGDVPLVADMSSTILSRPMDVSKFGVIYAGSQKNIGPAGLTVVIVRDDLIGQTLDGTPTMFDYAAHAEAGSMYNTPPTYAWYLAGLVFAHLKQQGGLEAMAQINRNKAMKLYAAIDNSDFYANPVEPESRSWMNVPFTLANAELDAEFLKQASARGLQTLKGHRSVGGMRASIYNAMPEAGVDALIEFMAEFERKHG; encoded by the coding sequence ATGACCAGAATCTACAATTTCAGTGCCGGCCCGGCCATGTTACCGGAAGCGGTATTGCGGCAAGCTCAGGACGAGATGCTGGACTGGCAGGGCAGCGGCATGTCGGTGATGGAAATGAGCCACCGCGGCAAGGAGTTCATGTCCATCGCCGAACAGGCCGAGGCCGATCTGCGCCAGCTGATGGCCATCCCCGACAACTACAAGGTGCTGTTCCTGCAGGGCGGCGCCAGCAGCCAGTTCGCCATGGTGCCCATGAACCTGCTGCGCGGCAAGCAAGGCGCCGATTACGTCAATACCGGCAGTTGGTCGAAAAAGGCCATCGCCGAGGCCAAGCGTTATTGCCAACTCAACCTGGCCGCCACCACGGAAGACAGCACGTTCACCCGCGCCCCGGCGCAGAGTGAGCTGAAGCTCGATCCCGATGCCGCCTATGTGCATTACACCCCCAACGAGACCATCGGTGGGGTGGAGTTCAACTACATTCCCGACACCGGTGATGTACCGTTGGTGGCGGATATGTCCTCCACCATCCTGTCGCGTCCGATGGATGTGTCCAAGTTCGGTGTCATCTATGCCGGTTCGCAGAAAAACATCGGACCCGCCGGTCTGACCGTGGTGATCGTGCGCGATGACCTGATCGGTCAGACCCTCGACGGCACGCCGACCATGTTTGACTATGCCGCTCACGCCGAGGCCGGTTCCATGTACAACACGCCGCCCACCTATGCCTGGTATCTGGCGGGCCTGGTGTTCGCCCATCTGAAACAGCAGGGCGGCCTGGAGGCCATGGCGCAGATCAACCGCAACAAGGCGATGAAACTCTACGCCGCCATCGACAACTCTGATTTCTACGCCAATCCGGTGGAACCGGAGAGTCGCTCGTGGATGAACGTGCCCTTCACCCTGGCCAATGCCGAACTTGATGCGGAGTTCCTCAAGCAGGCCTCCGCGCGCGGCCTGCAGACGCTCAAGGGGCACCGCTCCGTGGGCGGTATGCGCGCCAGCATCTATAACGCCATGCCGGAAGCGGGTGTGGATGCGCTGATCGAGTTTATGGCGGAGTTCGAACGCAAGCACGGATAA
- a CDS encoding 3-phosphoglycerate dehydrogenase gives MYKILTLNNISVTGLERLPRDNYEIASEIQHPDAILLRSFKMHDMAIPDTLKAVGRAGAGVNNIPVDKMSQRGIPVFNAPGANANAVKELVLAGMLLACRNLCQAWDYTNKLDGDDAELSKLVEAGKKKYAGFELPGRTLGVVGLGAIGIRVANAALSLGMKVIGYDPQITVRSAWQLEANVEQAHSVDDLVSRCDFITFHVPLVEGTRNMLNAARIGMMKQGAVVLNFARDGIVDDDAVCTALAQNKLYAYVTDFPTNALKGQPGVIALPHLGASTKEAEDNCAVMVAEQVRDFLENGNIVNSVNFPEVVMPYSEGARLAVANSNVPNMVGQISTAVAEAGLNIIDLLNKSKGEVAYTLADIEGEIPDSVVERIKSIQGVLSVRVL, from the coding sequence ATGTATAAAATCCTAACGCTGAATAACATTTCGGTCACCGGCCTGGAACGCCTGCCGCGCGACAACTACGAGATCGCCTCGGAGATCCAGCATCCGGACGCCATCCTGCTGCGTTCCTTCAAGATGCACGACATGGCGATCCCGGACACCCTGAAGGCGGTGGGACGCGCCGGCGCCGGTGTGAATAACATTCCCGTCGATAAAATGAGCCAGCGCGGCATCCCGGTCTTCAACGCCCCAGGCGCCAATGCCAACGCAGTCAAAGAGCTGGTGCTGGCCGGTATGCTGCTGGCCTGCCGCAACCTCTGCCAGGCCTGGGATTACACCAACAAGCTCGACGGAGATGACGCCGAGCTGAGCAAGCTGGTGGAGGCGGGCAAGAAGAAATACGCCGGTTTTGAACTGCCCGGTCGCACACTGGGTGTGGTGGGTCTAGGCGCCATCGGCATCCGTGTCGCCAATGCGGCCTTGAGTCTGGGCATGAAGGTGATTGGATATGATCCACAGATCACTGTGCGTAGTGCCTGGCAATTGGAAGCCAATGTGGAACAGGCCCATAGCGTCGACGATCTGGTGTCGCGCTGCGACTTTATCACCTTCCACGTGCCGCTGGTGGAGGGTACGCGCAACATGCTCAACGCCGCGCGCATCGGCATGATGAAGCAAGGCGCCGTGGTGCTCAACTTCGCCCGTGACGGCATCGTCGACGACGACGCGGTGTGTACCGCGCTGGCGCAGAATAAACTCTATGCCTACGTTACCGACTTCCCGACCAATGCCCTCAAGGGCCAGCCGGGTGTCATTGCCCTGCCGCATCTGGGCGCCTCCACCAAAGAGGCCGAGGACAACTGCGCCGTCATGGTGGCGGAACAGGTGCGCGATTTTCTCGAAAACGGCAATATCGTCAACTCGGTCAATTTCCCCGAGGTGGTCATGCCCTATAGCGAGGGCGCGCGACTGGCAGTGGCCAACTCCAATGTGCCCAATATGGTGGGGCAGATTTCCACCGCCGTGGCCGAGGCCGGCCTGAACATCATCGACCTGCTCAATAAATCCAAGGGTGAGGTGGCGTATACCCTGGCCGATATCGAAGGCGAGATCCCCGACTCGGTGGTTGAGCGCATCAAATCCATTCAGGGCGTATTGTCGGTCAGGGTTCTGTAA
- a CDS encoding prephenate dehydratase, with amino-acid sequence MANKYTSLDQVRERIDELDEQIQRLINARAECAQAVAQIKTQSGHTEADFYRPEREAQILRQVIERNPGPVSGEEMARLFREIMSACLALEQAMRIAFLGPEGTYTHDAALKHFGHSVTAVPHGAIDEIFRDVEAGFSHYGVVPIENSTEGVVDHTLDMFLNSPLQISGEVELRIHHCLLAKGDSLDGIKAVYAHQQALAQCREWLDENLKDVPRIAVNSNAAAAKMAAADEAVVAIASMAAAELYALNSIACNIEDEPDNTTRFLVIGRQSPAPSGKDKTSLLVSTPNRPGGLNNLLKPLADAGISMTRIESRPSRRAMWEYVFFIDIEGHKDDVNVAAALDVLADRSSVLKVLGSYPAAVV; translated from the coding sequence ATGGCTAACAAATACACCAGCCTGGACCAGGTGCGTGAGCGCATCGATGAGCTCGACGAGCAGATCCAACGCCTGATCAACGCGCGCGCTGAGTGTGCCCAGGCGGTGGCCCAGATCAAGACGCAATCGGGCCACACCGAGGCGGACTTTTACCGCCCCGAGCGCGAGGCCCAGATCCTGCGCCAGGTCATCGAACGCAATCCCGGTCCCGTGTCCGGCGAGGAGATGGCGCGCCTGTTCCGTGAGATTATGTCCGCCTGCCTGGCCTTGGAACAAGCCATGCGCATCGCCTTTCTCGGGCCCGAGGGCACCTATACCCACGACGCCGCGTTGAAGCATTTCGGCCATTCGGTGACCGCCGTGCCCCACGGCGCCATCGACGAGATCTTCCGCGACGTGGAGGCCGGCTTTTCCCACTACGGCGTGGTGCCCATCGAGAACTCGACCGAAGGGGTGGTCGACCACACCCTGGACATGTTTCTCAATTCGCCGCTGCAAATCAGCGGCGAGGTGGAGCTGCGCATTCATCATTGCCTGCTCGCCAAGGGGGATAGTTTGGACGGCATCAAGGCGGTCTACGCCCATCAGCAGGCCCTGGCCCAGTGCCGCGAATGGCTGGACGAGAATCTCAAGGATGTGCCGCGCATTGCCGTCAACAGTAATGCCGCGGCGGCCAAGATGGCCGCCGCGGACGAGGCCGTGGTGGCCATCGCCTCCATGGCGGCGGCCGAGTTGTACGCGCTGAACAGCATCGCCTGCAATATCGAGGACGAGCCGGACAACACCACCCGTTTTCTCGTCATCGGGCGCCAGTCCCCGGCCCCCAGCGGCAAGGACAAGACCTCGCTGCTGGTCTCCACGCCCAACCGCCCCGGTGGTTTGAACAATCTGCTCAAGCCGCTGGCCGACGCCGGGATCTCCATGACCCGTATCGAATCGCGGCCGTCGCGGCGGGCTATGTGGGAATATGTGTTTTTCATCGATATCGAGGGTCACAAGGATGATGTTAATGTGGCCGCCGCGCTGGACGTTCTGGCCGATCGGTCATCGGTATTGAAGGTGCTCGGCTCGTATCCGGCGGCGGTTGTATAG